From the Candidatus Methylomirabilota bacterium genome, the window CGCCAGGGTGACCGCTGGATTGAAATGGGCGCCGGAGATCGGCCCGAACGTCAGGATGAGCGCCACCAGGGCGGCACCGGTTGCCATCGTGTTGGCGAGCAGGGCGACCGCCACGTTACCGCCCGAGAGCCGCTCGGCCATGATTCCCGACCCGATGACGGTGGCGAGGAGCATGGCGGTCCCGACGCCTTCGGCCACGAGCCGACGGGCGAGACTCGGCCGGTCGCTCACGCCACGACCTCGGGAGTGCCGATCCCGGCTCTCAGGAGGAGCAGCAGGCGTTGCGCTTGGCCAGTGGGAGCGCGGCGCCCTTGACCGGCGAGCTGTCGTCCTCGCCCTCCAGGTCGTAGTTGAGATGGTAGACCTCCCACTGGACCCCGTCCGGATCACGGACCCAGAACTTGTCCTGGTTGGCGTGGCAGCAGTCGACACCCATCTCCTCGCGAACCGGCAGGCCGGCGGCCTTCACCCGGGCGAGATGGGTCATGACGGTATCGACCGCGTCAACCTGCACGCCGACGTGGTTCACGGTGCCTTCTCCGTCGGCGCCGCCCGCGGAGAGCGCGAGATTGACCGGCGCCCAATCGGGCAGGAACTTCACGTAGCCGGGCTTGATCTTCACCGGGTCGGCGCCGAGGAACTTCTCGTAGAACACGCGGCTCTTGCCCAGGTCGGACACGTGCATGTGCAGATGGACCTTGGCGCTCATGGCACCCTCCTAGCAGCAGGCGGTGAGCAGGCGAACCAGCGCCGTCACCGAATCCCGCTTGACGGAATAGTAGATGTAACGCTCTTCCTTGCGGTTCTCGAGGAGACCGGCCCGGCGCAGGACATCGAGGTGGTGGGACAGCGTCGGACCGGGGATCTCGAGCTCGGCTTGAATCTCGCCGACCGACAGCTCCTTTCCCGCGCGGACCAGGCAGAAGAACACCTGGAGCCGTGACAGGTGGGCCAGGGCCTTGAACGCGTCGACGTGCTCGTCGCTCGCCTGGAGCTGGGACAGCGGAAGACGCGCGATCGTCTTCATCGCACCGTCCGACCCAGTCCGCCGATCAACGTCGGCGTGGGAGCGCCGCAACAGCCGGCCGGTGACTCGGCGGCGACCGGAGCGCAGCTGGTCGCTTCAGCGGCGCCGGGCGTGGTGGAACAGACCCCGGTG encodes:
- a CDS encoding ArsI/CadI family heavy metal resistance metalloenzyme, with translation MSAKVHLHMHVSDLGKSRVFYEKFLGADPVKIKPGYVKFLPDWAPVNLALSAGGADGEGTVNHVGVQVDAVDTVMTHLARVKAAGLPVREEMGVDCCHANQDKFWVRDPDGVQWEVYHLNYDLEGEDDSSPVKGAALPLAKRNACCSS
- a CDS encoding metalloregulator ArsR/SmtB family transcription factor, with amino-acid sequence MKTIARLPLSQLQASDEHVDAFKALAHLSRLQVFFCLVRAGKELSVGEIQAELEIPGPTLSHHLDVLRRAGLLENRKEERYIYYSVKRDSVTALVRLLTACC